One Megasphaera elsdenii DSM 20460 genomic window carries:
- a CDS encoding pyridoxal phosphate-dependent aminotransferase codes for MTIMAASSREGKTLRDVVFAAGAAAREAAARYGEEKVINATVGCYAGEDEKLACLPVVEQLYRSLPMSDFITYAPPMGLEGYRKAVIDETFEGCRPDGYVDAVATSGGTGAIHIAIANYSEVGDAVLTTDWRWNIYDCLCQEIGRDLHTFSMMDDQGHFNTAAFSAAVSHILHRQDSLLIILNTPANNPTGFALSDAEWADVLEVCRLHEKNGKRISILVDIAYIAYAGEKNRVRSFMTQFAGLPEHIFTMFAFSMSKGYTMYGQRAGALVGLSSSQAVIEEFANLGKYSARTAWSNINRAAMTLLTRIRSDRDLMAQLDLERLAFAKSLLRRADIFTYEADRCGLSYVPYKGGFFISIPTQKSAAVCQALEDDLVFAGPLAQGVRLGVCSIPEIKMQGLAAIVKKAMDRVEGKTDLLVAGK; via the coding sequence ATGACGATTATGGCAGCATCGAGCCGAGAAGGCAAGACTTTACGTGACGTGGTATTCGCCGCTGGAGCGGCAGCCCGGGAGGCGGCAGCGCGGTATGGAGAAGAGAAAGTTATCAACGCGACTGTTGGCTGTTATGCCGGTGAAGATGAAAAACTGGCTTGTCTGCCTGTCGTCGAACAGTTATACCGCTCTTTGCCGATGAGCGATTTCATCACTTATGCGCCGCCCATGGGGCTGGAAGGCTACCGGAAAGCCGTCATCGATGAAACCTTTGAAGGCTGTCGGCCCGACGGCTATGTCGATGCCGTAGCTACGTCAGGCGGCACCGGTGCCATCCACATTGCCATTGCCAACTATTCGGAAGTCGGCGATGCCGTCTTGACGACGGACTGGCGCTGGAACATCTATGACTGCCTGTGCCAGGAAATCGGCCGCGATCTGCATACGTTCTCGATGATGGATGACCAGGGCCATTTCAATACGGCCGCGTTCTCGGCAGCTGTTTCCCATATCCTGCACCGCCAGGATTCGCTGCTCATCATCCTCAATACGCCGGCCAACAACCCAACGGGCTTTGCTCTGTCCGATGCAGAATGGGCCGATGTCCTCGAAGTCTGCCGCCTTCATGAAAAGAACGGCAAGCGCATCAGTATCCTCGTCGATATCGCCTATATTGCCTATGCCGGCGAAAAGAACCGCGTCCGCTCGTTCATGACCCAGTTCGCAGGCCTTCCGGAACATATCTTTACCATGTTTGCTTTCAGCATGTCCAAAGGCTATACGATGTACGGCCAGCGCGCTGGGGCCCTCGTCGGCTTGTCGTCGAGCCAAGCTGTCATCGAAGAATTTGCCAATCTGGGCAAATATTCCGCCCGCACGGCCTGGTCGAACATCAACCGCGCAGCCATGACGCTCCTGACCCGGATACGCAGCGACCGCGACCTCATGGCCCAGCTCGATCTGGAACGCCTGGCCTTCGCCAAGAGCCTGCTCCGCCGTGCCGATATCTTTACATATGAAGCCGACCGTTGCGGTCTCTCTTATGTGCCTTATAAAGGGGGCTTCTTCATTTCCATCCCGACCCAGAAATCAGCTGCCGTCTGCCAGGCCCTGGAAGACGACCTGGTCTTTGCCGGCCCCCTGGCTCAGGGCGTCCGCCTCGGCGTCTGCTCCATCCCGGAAATCAAGATGCAAGGCCTGGCCGCTATCGTAAAGAAAGCCATGGACCGCGTAGAAGGAAAGACCGATCTCCTCGTAGCCGGAAAATAA
- a CDS encoding MgtC/SapB family protein: protein MISTEDSIIRLIIALILGGLIGYERQAQSKSAGLRTHTLVCVGSCLCMIISINIAMDYYFTFGYNNSDPERIAAQVVSGVGFIGAGTILANQKDRSVRGLTTAAGLWAVSAIGLVVGAGYLTIACVATALIFLVLTVFVRLDARLEGRFHKKYVMHLVMKNNIGQARKLSTFIHDHHMHIKTFHSHNDDDAPLADIDIELKAAHHMDETEIISQLLAMKGIKQATFHVDDGSQGQENHGH from the coding sequence ATGATTTCTACGGAAGACAGCATCATCCGCCTGATTATAGCCCTTATCCTGGGCGGACTCATCGGTTATGAACGGCAGGCCCAAAGCAAGTCTGCCGGCCTTCGGACGCATACCCTGGTCTGCGTCGGTTCCTGCTTGTGTATGATTATATCCATCAACATCGCCATGGATTACTATTTCACCTTCGGCTACAACAATTCCGACCCCGAACGGATTGCGGCCCAAGTCGTATCCGGTGTCGGTTTCATCGGTGCCGGTACGATCCTGGCCAATCAGAAGGACCGCAGCGTCCGCGGCTTGACGACGGCTGCCGGCCTCTGGGCTGTTTCGGCCATCGGCCTCGTCGTCGGTGCAGGCTATCTCACCATTGCCTGTGTGGCGACGGCCCTGATTTTCCTGGTCCTGACGGTCTTCGTCCGCCTCGATGCCCGCCTGGAAGGGCGCTTCCACAAGAAGTATGTCATGCACCTAGTCATGAAGAACAATATCGGCCAGGCCCGGAAATTATCGACGTTCATCCACGATCATCATATGCATATCAAAACGTTCCATTCGCATAATGATGATGACGCGCCTTTGGCAGATATCGACATCGAATTGAAGGCGGCCCATCACATGGATGAGACGGAAATCATCAGTCAGCTCCTGGCGATGAAGGGCATCAAACAGGCGACGTTCCATGTCGATGACGGTAGTCAGGGACAGGAAAATCATGGACACTGA
- a CDS encoding DedA family protein yields the protein MDTLLQLMESYGYIAMFVAMALENANIPIPSEVVLGFAGFLISQQIFSFWTTFAVACIAGVVGSIISYWLGSYGGRPLLLKYGKYIFFNERKFRMAEDLFNKYGGIAVIICRCLPGVRTFISFPAGVARYPFWRFVIFTIIGTIPWTLLLVWAGSLLGSHWRDLIQYNHIFLMAVAALCVVAAVVFVWHKRRRRNVA from the coding sequence TTGGATACATTATTACAACTCATGGAATCGTATGGCTATATCGCTATGTTCGTGGCTATGGCATTGGAAAATGCCAATATCCCCATTCCCAGCGAAGTCGTACTCGGGTTCGCCGGTTTCCTCATTTCCCAGCAGATTTTTTCATTCTGGACGACCTTTGCCGTAGCCTGCATCGCCGGTGTCGTCGGCTCGATCATCAGCTACTGGCTCGGCTCTTACGGTGGCCGGCCGTTACTGTTAAAGTATGGCAAATACATCTTCTTCAATGAACGCAAATTCCGCATGGCCGAAGACCTGTTCAACAAGTACGGCGGCATCGCCGTCATTATCTGCCGCTGCCTGCCCGGCGTGCGCACGTTCATTTCCTTCCCGGCCGGCGTAGCCCGCTATCCTTTCTGGCGCTTCGTCATTTTCACCATCATCGGTACCATCCCCTGGACGCTGCTCCTCGTATGGGCCGGCTCTCTCTTGGGCAGCCATTGGCGCGACCTCATCCAGTACAACCACATCTTCCTCATGGCCGTCGCTGCCCTCTGTGTCGTCGCCGCCGTCGTATTCGTATGGCATAAACGCCGCCGGAGAAATGTAGCATGA
- a CDS encoding ArnT family glycosyltransferase, which translates to MKQWFLKNRYGLTVALVAAIILLPFLGAAPLMDPDEPVYGETAREMLLAGDWLSPRIFGQYWYDKPPLFYWLEMLSYSFFGISDISSRLPSVIMALATTLYVYVQGKELFNKPIAFLSALLLVTSAGFMYIGKAAVTDMTLMFTLTVTMISFYRKKYYIAYIFCGLSLLAKGPVGYAFPALIMLIYLAWTRQWTLMKHMKIPQGILLAFAVGLPWYFLMYKVHGEVFLDTFIGYHNITRFAAPEHPGQNSIFFFIPILFAAMMPWTAALFPTLWRLFKKRDPFRDTLQYCLVWAAFIFLFFSFSKTQLVTYIAPMFPPTAYLLGWYGYRCYIERKFSRPLLLTLYLLGLAVLACNAIPLHEEASFFRPAILWGSCLLAAALFLPAVCLWRHYYRAAFIAGIVTMTAFSWAVFGFIIPQFKDHVTSYDTAQILPDVYDGHSMLYIEKFLRPGISYYSGMYGREWDPVKDPDLEALLQTKDKIFLIMSKSTFHKLAKSQHLIDRFGIAAETPTQVILINHP; encoded by the coding sequence ATGAAACAATGGTTCTTAAAAAATCGGTACGGCTTGACCGTCGCCTTAGTGGCAGCAATCATCTTGCTGCCATTTTTAGGTGCTGCGCCCCTCATGGACCCGGACGAACCGGTCTACGGCGAAACGGCGCGGGAAATGCTGTTGGCCGGGGATTGGCTGTCGCCGCGCATTTTCGGCCAATATTGGTACGATAAACCACCACTCTTCTACTGGCTTGAAATGCTGTCATACAGCTTCTTCGGCATTTCCGACATCTCGTCCCGCCTGCCCAGCGTCATCATGGCCCTGGCCACGACACTGTACGTCTATGTCCAGGGGAAAGAATTATTCAATAAACCCATCGCCTTCCTCTCAGCCCTGCTCCTGGTGACCAGTGCGGGCTTCATGTATATCGGCAAGGCCGCCGTCACCGACATGACCCTCATGTTCACCCTGACGGTGACGATGATTTCCTTTTACCGTAAAAAGTATTATATAGCCTATATTTTCTGCGGCCTGTCACTCCTGGCCAAAGGCCCCGTCGGCTATGCCTTCCCGGCCCTGATCATGCTCATCTACCTGGCCTGGACACGGCAGTGGACGCTCATGAAACACATGAAGATCCCCCAGGGCATCCTGCTGGCTTTTGCCGTCGGCCTGCCCTGGTACTTCCTGATGTATAAGGTCCACGGCGAAGTCTTCCTGGACACCTTCATCGGCTATCACAACATCACCCGCTTCGCCGCGCCGGAACATCCGGGCCAGAACAGTATTTTCTTCTTCATCCCCATCCTCTTCGCCGCTATGATGCCCTGGACAGCGGCCTTGTTCCCGACGCTCTGGCGACTGTTCAAAAAACGGGACCCCTTCCGGGATACGCTGCAGTACTGCCTGGTCTGGGCCGCGTTCATCTTCCTCTTCTTCTCCTTCTCCAAGACCCAGCTGGTCACGTACATTGCCCCCATGTTTCCGCCGACGGCTTACCTGCTGGGCTGGTACGGCTACCGCTGCTATATCGAACGAAAATTCTCACGGCCCCTGCTCCTGACCTTATATCTCCTGGGGCTGGCCGTCCTAGCCTGTAATGCCATCCCCCTCCACGAGGAAGCGTCCTTTTTCCGTCCGGCCATCCTCTGGGGTTCCTGCCTGCTGGCAGCGGCCTTGTTCCTGCCGGCGGTCTGCTTATGGCGCCATTATTATCGGGCCGCTTTCATCGCCGGCATCGTGACCATGACCGCTTTCTCCTGGGCCGTTTTCGGCTTCATCATTCCCCAGTTCAAAGACCATGTCACCTCCTATGACACGGCCCAGATCCTGCCGGACGTCTACGACGGCCATTCCATGCTCTATATCGAAAAGTTCCTGCGCCCGGGTATCTCCTATTACAGCGGTATGTACGGGCGCGAGTGGGACCCCGTCAAGGACCCGGACCTGGAAGCCTTATTACAGACAAAGGATAAGATTTTCCTCATCATGTCGAAATCGACGTTCCACAAACTGGCCAAGTCCCAACACTTGATCGACCGCTTCGGTATCGCCGCCGAAACGCCGACGCAGGTCATCCTCATCAATCATCCCTAG
- a CDS encoding ArnT family glycosyltransferase produces the protein MKQRTFLAVIFMAAFLFLAAGISQLAVTDPVESNYALTALEMVRSGDWLSPQIYGTYWYDKPIFLYWLLSLSYSLLGTTDLAARLPAVLFGAASCTLAAWFALRQTGRRLTAILFAAMTGTSLIGWFISRSVITDQPLYFFSGATLFFAYIGLTEGKKSYVTAAYVMAAGAVLTKGPVGLVLPGLFLLLFIAIQRRSDYLKRLFPPVGIVLFLLLCLSWYGPMYNRHGMDFIDGLLGFNNVVRATVSEHPEYDVWYYYIVLVPVSLLPWTGPCLYGLWRRRSHHDEYVFMALWALGTILFYSLMATKYPTYAYIANWPLLYLGACTMQDWLDEDARYAWLAALIPASLYGLLFASLTAFTGKTPFPVPSLLLLTVFLIIMAILTWLAWWQKAYLALPFFLVTATAVTYLIVTFQVLVPFYQYRSAQTLTSLANQGPVYFFEEYRTSYPYYTGQPAYWTAPADYDESARLQRDAVWAKKHVYPTEAEAQVLTRLTQHQSLTIVVPEGKYKDYKASKFFNLTHETGQSGPYHVFKPIP, from the coding sequence ATGAAACAGCGCACCTTCCTGGCCGTCATCTTCATGGCGGCTTTCCTCTTCCTGGCCGCCGGCATCTCCCAGCTGGCCGTCACCGACCCGGTCGAATCGAATTACGCCCTGACGGCTTTAGAAATGGTCCGCAGCGGCGACTGGCTCTCTCCGCAGATTTACGGCACCTACTGGTATGATAAGCCCATTTTCCTGTACTGGCTCCTGAGCCTGTCCTACAGTCTTTTAGGTACGACCGACCTGGCTGCCCGCCTGCCGGCCGTCCTCTTCGGCGCAGCTTCATGCACCCTGGCGGCCTGGTTCGCCCTGCGCCAGACAGGACGCCGCCTGACAGCCATCCTCTTCGCCGCCATGACAGGCACGTCCCTCATCGGCTGGTTCATCAGCCGTTCTGTCATCACCGATCAGCCCTTGTATTTCTTCAGTGGCGCTACCTTGTTCTTCGCCTACATCGGCCTGACCGAAGGAAAGAAAAGCTACGTCACGGCAGCTTATGTCATGGCAGCCGGCGCCGTCCTGACCAAAGGCCCGGTCGGCCTGGTCCTGCCCGGCCTGTTCCTGCTGCTCTTTATCGCCATCCAGCGCCGGTCCGATTATCTTAAAAGACTTTTCCCGCCAGTCGGCATCGTCCTCTTTCTCCTCCTCTGCCTGAGCTGGTACGGTCCCATGTACAACCGCCATGGCATGGACTTCATCGACGGCCTGCTGGGCTTCAACAACGTCGTCCGGGCCACCGTATCGGAACATCCCGAATACGATGTCTGGTATTATTATATCGTCCTCGTCCCGGTCAGCCTCCTGCCATGGACCGGTCCCTGCCTGTACGGCCTGTGGCGGCGGCGCAGCCATCACGATGAATACGTCTTCATGGCACTCTGGGCCTTGGGGACGATTTTGTTCTACAGCCTCATGGCGACGAAATACCCGACATACGCGTACATCGCCAACTGGCCCCTCTTATATCTCGGCGCCTGCACGATGCAGGACTGGCTCGACGAAGACGCCCGCTATGCCTGGCTGGCAGCCCTCATCCCGGCTTCCCTTTACGGCCTGCTCTTCGCTTCGCTGACGGCCTTTACGGGAAAAACTCCTTTTCCGGTCCCGAGCCTGCTCTTGTTGACTGTCTTCCTGATCATCATGGCCATCCTGACCTGGCTGGCCTGGTGGCAGAAAGCTTATCTGGCCCTGCCCTTTTTCCTCGTCACGGCGACAGCCGTCACTTACCTCATCGTGACCTTCCAGGTCTTGGTGCCCTTCTATCAGTACCGGTCGGCCCAGACCTTGACGAGCCTGGCCAATCAGGGCCCGGTCTATTTCTTTGAAGAATACCGCACGTCCTATCCCTATTATACGGGACAGCCGGCATACTGGACGGCACCGGCGGACTACGATGAAAGCGCCCGGCTCCAGCGCGATGCCGTCTGGGCCAAGAAACACGTCTACCCGACAGAGGCAGAAGCTCAGGTCTTGACCAGACTGACCCAGCATCAGTCCCTGACGATCGTCGTCCCGGAAGGGAAATATAAGGATTATAAAGCCTCGAAATTTTTCAATCTGACCCATGAAACCGGCCAATCCGGCCCATACCACGTTTTCAAGCCCATTCCTTAG
- a CDS encoding uracil-DNA glycosylase, whose amino-acid sequence MEELIQKLCTYHRPGVFNPWSEYDESCDLGPDAPAIRCQQLRDYLAPRLSKARIVLVAEAAGYQGCRFTGIPITCERMLLDQHKQIGSAIILGHRGQRTSRPDSPYMTSRPQREKGMNEPTDTYVWGAVVDNGLDPRDVLLWNIFPFHPYKASPFSNRTPTDSELAEGLVYAKALLQYCRPDIRLAAIGRKSAETLQNAGFPALAMRHPANGGASLFREQFARFSQ is encoded by the coding sequence ATGGAAGAACTCATCCAAAAACTCTGCACCTATCATCGCCCAGGCGTCTTCAATCCCTGGTCCGAATACGACGAATCCTGTGACCTCGGTCCGGACGCCCCGGCCATCCGCTGCCAGCAGCTGCGTGACTACCTGGCGCCGCGCCTGTCCAAGGCCCGCATCGTCCTCGTCGCCGAAGCCGCTGGCTACCAGGGCTGCCGCTTCACAGGCATCCCCATCACCTGCGAACGCATGCTCCTGGACCAGCATAAACAGATAGGCTCCGCCATCATCCTGGGCCATCGCGGCCAGCGCACGAGCCGGCCCGACAGCCCTTACATGACCAGCCGGCCCCAGCGGGAAAAAGGCATGAATGAACCGACGGACACCTATGTCTGGGGTGCCGTTGTCGATAACGGCCTGGATCCGCGCGACGTCCTGTTATGGAACATCTTTCCCTTCCATCCTTATAAGGCTTCGCCTTTTTCCAACCGCACGCCGACGGACAGCGAGCTGGCCGAAGGCCTCGTATACGCCAAAGCCCTGCTGCAGTACTGCCGTCCCGATATCCGCCTGGCCGCCATCGGCAGGAAATCGGCAGAAACCCTGCAAAATGCCGGCTTCCCGGCCCTGGCCATGCGCCATCCGGCAAACGGTGGTGCCAGCCTCTTCCGGGAACAGTTCGCACGTTTTTCCCAATAA
- the gltB gene encoding glutamate synthase large subunit, protein MNKEMRDLPSPQGLYDPSYEHDACGIGIVANIKGKKSYGIIDDALTILENLRHRGAEGADANSGDGAGILVQIPHQFFKRECEVLGFSLPDEGEYGVGMIFAHRYETFRKKQMEAFEDIVRSEGLSILGWRDVPVDESLIGNIAKQTCPHFLQVFIRKDPTMKTQMDFERKLYVIRKLAEKAIVPESQKNGTDFYIASLSSKTIVYKGMLTSMQLRHFFLDLSDLDFVTSMALIHSRFSTNTFPSWARAHPNRYIVHNGEINTIQGNINWLNAREGKSKSDFFPDMEKVFPVVDDTGSDSSMFDNCLEYLYMTGHSLPHAMMMMIPEPWERDPLMSDEKRDFYRYHNFMLEQWDGPAAIGFCDGTVIGGMLDRNGLRPARYYVTRDDRVIVSSEVGVVNIPPEDVLYKGRLEPGKMLLVDTNKQRIIDDDEIKHEIATEHPYHEWYKEHIVNLDDLMTGQNIANSDAIIPYDLKEQEKVFGYTQEDMDKVILPMARDAQHAIDSMGVDVPLAVLNDRPQLLYDYFKENFAQVTNPAIDGVREKTVMSSAVMAGNVANIMEPNEASTAALYLKGPILTNEQMSVIKSLMTPKLRAATLSMLYPVNSGAEGMETAIESLCIDALKAIKNGANILVLSDRGVNSRMAAIPALLASAALHHYLIDKAVRSDVGLILESGEPREVHHFCTLIGYGITAINPYIALESIKELIANKKLQKIDYETAKQNYIDAAVKGILAVMSKMGISTVHSYHGAQIFEAVGIKQDLIDKYFCNTPSRIEGLGIAEIAKENALRHEEAYSTGDKLERGDFYQYHKGGQPHIIDPETVQLLQKAVQNDDYATYKKYADHVNRQTIFRLRDLLDFEYPAGSSIPIEEVEPVDSIVKRFRTGAMSYGALSKEAHECVATAMNRLGGMSNTGEGGEDSARFNTETNDRIKQVASARFGVTSDYLIHADELQIKCSQGAKPGEGGHLPGNKVYPDIAKTRHATTGVALISPPPHHDIYSIEDLAELIFDLKNANRKATIGVKLTSGAGIGTIAAGVVKAKADDIVVSGYDGGTGASPRTSLRHAGLPWEIGLSEVQQTLLLNRLRDRVTLEVDGKLLTGRDVAIAALFGAEVFGFGTAPLLAIGCHMLRVCHLNTCPYGVCTQDEKLRKRFKGKPEYIINFMRFVAQDLREIMARLGFHTIDEMVGRYDCLKQRDHFGNWKAKTVNLKNLLYRPYTDASVGQHFTTPQDHKINTTLDMSKLVRMCRPALEEQKHIRARLRIKNTDRVTGTILGSEITKRYGEKGLAEDTIILSFVGSAGQSFGAFIPHGLTLTLEGDANDYLGKGLSGGKIIVSPPRESVFPAEDNIIIGNVAFYGATSGEAYINGTAGERFCVRNSGISAVVEGVGNHGCEYMTGGRVLILGQTGRNFAAGMSGGIAYVYDLDPNKCNKDLVKLEPLTDDDEKAAVKTMLEKHVKYTDSNLGHILLENWDDTVTHLTKVIPEAYEEMVALIAQAEAEGHTDQEAHMIAFEKKHGKNGKK, encoded by the coding sequence ATGAATAAAGAAATGCGCGATCTGCCGAGCCCGCAGGGCCTGTACGATCCGTCATATGAACACGATGCCTGTGGCATCGGTATCGTTGCCAATATAAAAGGGAAGAAGTCCTACGGCATCATCGACGATGCCCTGACCATCCTGGAAAACCTCCGTCACCGCGGTGCCGAAGGGGCCGACGCCAACAGCGGCGACGGCGCCGGCATCCTGGTCCAGATTCCACACCAGTTCTTTAAACGCGAATGTGAAGTCCTGGGCTTTTCCCTGCCCGACGAAGGCGAATACGGCGTCGGCATGATTTTTGCCCACCGCTATGAAACGTTCCGCAAGAAACAGATGGAAGCCTTTGAAGACATCGTCCGCTCCGAAGGCCTGTCCATCCTCGGCTGGCGCGACGTCCCGGTCGATGAAAGCCTGATCGGCAATATCGCCAAACAGACGTGTCCCCATTTCCTGCAGGTCTTCATCCGCAAAGACCCGACCATGAAGACCCAAATGGACTTTGAACGGAAACTGTACGTCATCCGCAAACTGGCCGAAAAAGCCATCGTCCCGGAAAGCCAGAAGAACGGCACGGACTTCTACATCGCCAGCCTGTCGTCGAAGACCATCGTCTACAAGGGCATGCTGACGTCTATGCAGCTGCGCCACTTCTTCCTCGACCTGTCGGACCTGGATTTCGTCACATCCATGGCTCTCATCCATTCCCGTTTCAGTACCAATACCTTCCCCAGCTGGGCCCGGGCCCATCCGAACCGTTATATCGTCCACAATGGGGAAATCAACACTATCCAGGGCAATATCAACTGGCTCAACGCCCGTGAAGGCAAGTCGAAATCGGACTTCTTCCCGGATATGGAAAAAGTCTTCCCCGTCGTCGACGATACGGGCAGCGACTCGTCCATGTTCGACAACTGCCTGGAATACTTGTACATGACAGGCCACTCCCTGCCCCACGCCATGATGATGATGATTCCGGAACCTTGGGAACGGGATCCCCTCATGAGCGATGAAAAACGTGATTTCTACCGCTACCATAACTTCATGCTCGAACAGTGGGACGGCCCGGCAGCTATCGGCTTCTGCGACGGCACGGTCATCGGCGGCATGCTCGACCGCAACGGCCTGCGCCCGGCCCGCTACTATGTCACCCGCGACGACCGGGTCATCGTAAGTTCCGAAGTCGGCGTCGTCAACATCCCGCCGGAAGACGTCCTCTATAAAGGCCGCCTGGAACCGGGCAAGATGCTCCTCGTCGATACGAATAAACAGCGCATCATCGACGACGACGAAATCAAGCATGAAATCGCCACGGAACACCCCTACCATGAATGGTACAAAGAACATATCGTCAACCTCGACGATCTCATGACGGGCCAGAACATCGCCAACAGCGATGCCATCATCCCCTATGACCTGAAGGAACAGGAAAAGGTCTTCGGCTATACCCAGGAAGACATGGACAAAGTCATCCTGCCCATGGCCCGCGATGCCCAGCACGCCATCGACTCCATGGGCGTCGACGTACCTTTGGCCGTCCTCAACGACCGTCCGCAGCTCCTCTATGATTATTTCAAAGAAAACTTTGCCCAGGTCACCAACCCGGCTATCGACGGCGTCCGCGAAAAGACGGTCATGTCGTCGGCAGTCATGGCCGGCAACGTCGCCAACATCATGGAACCGAACGAAGCATCGACGGCAGCCTTATACCTCAAAGGACCGATCCTGACCAACGAACAGATGTCGGTCATCAAGTCCCTCATGACGCCGAAACTGCGTGCAGCCACGCTGTCCATGCTCTATCCCGTCAACAGCGGTGCCGAAGGCATGGAAACGGCCATCGAATCGCTGTGCATCGACGCCTTGAAGGCCATCAAGAACGGCGCCAACATCCTCGTCCTGTCCGACCGCGGCGTCAACTCCCGCATGGCCGCCATCCCGGCCCTCCTGGCCTCGGCAGCCCTGCACCATTACCTCATCGACAAGGCCGTCCGTTCCGACGTCGGCCTCATCCTGGAATCGGGCGAACCGCGCGAAGTCCATCACTTCTGCACCCTCATCGGCTACGGCATTACGGCCATCAACCCGTACATCGCCCTGGAATCGATCAAGGAACTCATTGCCAACAAGAAGCTCCAGAAAATCGATTATGAAACGGCCAAACAGAACTACATCGACGCCGCCGTCAAAGGCATCCTGGCCGTCATGTCCAAGATGGGCATTTCTACAGTCCACAGCTACCACGGCGCACAGATTTTTGAAGCCGTCGGCATCAAGCAGGACTTGATCGACAAATATTTCTGCAACACGCCGTCCCGCATCGAAGGCCTGGGCATTGCCGAAATCGCCAAAGAAAACGCCCTGCGCCACGAAGAAGCGTACAGCACAGGCGATAAATTGGAACGGGGCGACTTCTATCAGTACCATAAAGGCGGCCAGCCGCACATCATCGACCCGGAAACGGTCCAGCTCCTGCAGAAGGCCGTCCAGAACGACGACTATGCGACGTATAAGAAATACGCCGACCACGTCAACCGCCAGACTATCTTCCGCCTGCGCGACCTCTTGGATTTCGAATATCCTGCCGGCAGCAGCATCCCTATCGAAGAAGTCGAACCGGTCGACTCCATCGTCAAGCGCTTCCGCACTGGTGCCATGAGTTACGGCGCCCTCAGCAAGGAAGCCCATGAATGTGTCGCTACGGCCATGAATCGCTTAGGCGGCATGAGCAACACCGGTGAAGGCGGCGAAGACTCGGCCCGCTTCAATACGGAAACGAACGACCGCATCAAACAGGTCGCCTCGGCCCGTTTCGGCGTCACCAGCGATTACCTCATCCACGCCGACGAACTGCAGATTAAATGCTCGCAGGGGGCAAAACCGGGTGAAGGCGGCCATCTGCCGGGCAATAAAGTCTACCCGGACATCGCCAAGACCCGTCATGCTACGACCGGTGTCGCCCTCATTTCACCTCCGCCTCATCACGATATCTACTCCATCGAAGACCTGGCCGAACTTATCTTCGACCTCAAGAACGCCAACCGCAAGGCTACGATCGGCGTCAAATTGACGTCCGGCGCCGGCATCGGCACGATTGCAGCCGGTGTCGTCAAAGCAAAAGCCGACGACATCGTCGTCAGCGGCTATGACGGCGGGACCGGCGCTTCGCCGCGTACCAGCCTGCGCCATGCCGGCCTGCCCTGGGAAATCGGCCTGTCCGAAGTCCAGCAGACACTGCTCCTCAACCGCCTGCGCGACCGCGTCACCCTGGAAGTCGACGGCAAACTGCTCACCGGCCGCGACGTCGCCATCGCCGCCCTCTTCGGCGCTGAAGTCTTCGGTTTCGGTACGGCGCCGCTCCTGGCCATCGGCTGCCATATGCTGCGTGTCTGCCACCTCAACACCTGCCCGTACGGCGTCTGCACACAGGACGAAAAACTGCGCAAACGCTTCAAGGGCAAACCGGAATACATCATCAACTTCATGCGCTTCGTCGCACAGGACCTGCGGGAAATCATGGCCCGCCTGGGCTTCCATACCATCGACGAAATGGTCGGCCGCTACGATTGCCTGAAACAGCGCGATCACTTCGGCAACTGGAAAGCCAAGACGGTCAACCTGAAGAACCTCCTGTACCGTCCGTACACCGACGCTTCCGTCGGCCAGCACTTCACAACACCTCAGGACCACAAGATCAACACGACCCTGGATATGTCCAAACTGGTCCGCATGTGCCGTCCGGCCCTGGAAGAACAGAAACATATCCGCGCCCGCCTGCGCATCAAGAATACGGACCGCGTCACCGGGACCATCCTGGGCAGTGAAATCACCAAACGCTATGGCGAAAAAGGCCTGGCCGAAGACACGATCATCTTGTCCTTCGTCGGTTCGGCCGGCCAGAGTTTCGGCGCCTTCATCCCCCATGGCCTGACACTGACCCTGGAAGGCGATGCCAACGATTACCTCGGCAAAGGCCTGTCGGGTGGCAAGATCATCGTATCGCCGCCGCGGGAATCGGTCTTCCCGGCGGAAGACAACATCATCATCGGCAACGTCGCCTTCTACGGCGCGACCAGCGGCGAAGCTTACATCAACGGCACGGCCGGTGAACGCTTCTGCGTCCGCAACAGCGGCATCAGCGCCGTCGTCGAAGGCGTCGGCAACCACGGCTGCGAATACATGACCGGCGGCCGGGTCCTCATCCTCGGCCAGACAGGGCGCAACTTTGCTGCCGGCATGTCCGGCGGTATCGCCTACGTCTATGACCTGGATCCGAACAAATGCAATAAAGACCTGGTCAAACTGGAACCGCTCACGGATGACGATGAAAAAGCGGCCGTCAAGACGATGTTGGAAAAACACGTCAAATACACGGACAGCAACTTGGGCCATATCCTCTTAGAAAACTGGGACGACACCGTCACTCACCTGACCAAAGTCATCCCCGAAGCCTATGAAGAAATGGTCGCCCTCATCGCCCAGGCGGAAGCCGAAGGCCATACCGACCAAGAAGCACACATGATTGCATTCGAAAAGAAACACGGAAAGAACGGAAAGAAATAA